The following proteins are encoded in a genomic region of Nicotiana sylvestris chromosome 4, ASM39365v2, whole genome shotgun sequence:
- the LOC138889111 gene encoding uncharacterized protein, whose amino-acid sequence MRRRDEPRTAYRMIWVKGLPFKIAFFMWKVWKSKLPLDDFLKRVGYCMPSKCWCCVQPDEESLQHLFFRSEIAKTTWKYFLSRAGIAMEELTLHQSITKCWTANVCLRLKPVMQALPSCVVWELWKRRNSMKYGDVVTTSRVIYQVSSNLPALVKVRKTGMDMVPHKWQDLLAMMENFTPKLKVTKVMWEFPSARWLKVNTDGASRGNPGRSSIGFCIRNENGDIVKSLGKEIEETTNIVAEAKAMVEALRLCRFQQYSHVWLRTDSMLLKKIMDGIWKPPWIIFEQVEEMMQLMNGGNYTVTHIHREGNKLANHLANYALDHGEIECQQFWHLDAQGRRLVNEDKLQCPSLRVKVDRR is encoded by the coding sequence ATGAGAAGAAGAGACGAACCAAGAACAGCTTATAGGATGATTTGGGTAAAGGGActgccttttaaaatagcatttttCATGTGGAAAGTATGGAAATCAAAGCTACCTTTAGATGATTTCTTGAAAAGGGTAGGCTACTGTATGCCATCAAAATGTTGGTGTTGTGTACAGCCTGACGAGGAATCTCTTCAGCACTTGTTTTTTAGATCAGAAATTGCAAAGACAACTTGGAAGTATTTTCTATCGAGGGCAGGAATAGCTATGGAGGAATTAACATTGCACCAATCAATCACAAAATGTTGGACTGCAAATGTGTGCTTAAGGCTCAAACCAGTAATGCAAGCACTCCCCTCATGTGTAGTCTGGGAACTctggaaaagaagaaatagtatGAAGTATGGTGATGTTGTGACAACTAGCAGGGTGATTTATCAAGTTTCATCAAATCTCCCGGCATTGGTGAAAGTGAGAAAGACTGGGATGGACATGGTACCTCACAAATGGCAAGATCTATTAGCTATGATGGAAAATTTCACTCCTAAACTTAAGGTTACCAAAGTCATGTGGGAATTTCCAAGTGCAAGATGGCTAAAAGTTAATACGGATGGTGCATCGAGGGGAAATCCAGGCAGGAGCTCAATAGGTTTTTGTATAAGAAATGAAAATGGTGATATAGTCAAGTCATTAGGGAAGGAGATTGAGGAGACAACAAACATAGTAGCTGAAGCGAAGGCCATGGTAGAAGCACTAAGGTTATGCAGATTTCAACAATACTCTCATGTATGGCTTCGAACTGACTCAATGTTATTAAAAAAGATAATGGATGGGATctggaaaccaccatggatcataTTTGAGCAGGTAGAGGAAATGATGCAACTAATGAATGGGGGCAATTACACAGTTACTCATATTCATAGGGAGGGCAACAAGCTGGCAAATCACTTGGCTAATTATGCTTTAGATCATGGAGAAATAGAATGCCAACAATTTTGGCATCTAGATGCACAGGGAAGGAGGTTAGTTAATGAAGATAAGCTGCAATGTCCAAGTCTAAGGGTGAAGGTGGATAGGAGATAA
- the LOC104243433 gene encoding uncharacterized protein produces MGNTLGGGKHDFIMVEDSELWDVICDGPYIPTKNAEDLLLTMPKTRKEYTDADMKAVEKTFRAKKILVCGIGPDQYNWISASETANEIWEALQTTHEGTTQVKQLKIDILTIVYELFRMKNDESIAIRWATPTYCFLA; encoded by the coding sequence ATGGGCAATACTCTGGGTGGTGGAAAACATGACTTTATCATGGTTGAAGATTCTGAGTTGTGGGATGTCATATGTGATGGTCCCTATATCCCAACAAAGAACGCCGAAGATCTTCTACTGACGATGCCAAAGACCAGAAAAGAATACACTGACGCAGACATGAAAGCTGTGGAGAAAActtttcgtgccaagaaaattttggtatgtggaataggacctgaTCAATACAATTGGATCTCTGCCTCTGAAACTGCCAAtgagatatgggaagctttgcaaacaACACATGAGGGAACCACTCAAGTAAAGCAATTGAAGATTGATATACTCACCATTGTGTATGAACTCTTTAGGATGAAGAACGATGAATCTATTGCAATAAGATGGGCAACCCCAACTTATTGCTTTTTGGCTTAA
- the LOC104243418 gene encoding short integuments 2, mitochondrial, translated as MKGCLGEMGFNKSGGKINWFPGHMAAATRAISRRLKLSDLVIEVRDARIPLSSANDDLQPMLSEKKRVIALNKKDLANPNIMHRWIRYFDSCRQECLPINAHSRSSVQKLLDLVELKLKELITREPTLLVMVVGVPNVGKSALINSIHQIALSRFPVQQKMNRATVGPLPGVTQDIAGYKIAHQPSIYVLDTPGVLVPSIPDIETGLKLALAGSVKDSVVGEERIVQYLLAVLNSRGTPLHWRHLIGRESEGLHHELDDKPEYNLKDLLPKRRKPPNKSDIYYIEDMVSEVQRTLCTTLSEFNGSLEDEDNLETLIDQQFEALQSALKIPYKASEARTMVSKKFLTLFRTGKLGPFILDDVPDASDSAS; from the exons ATGAAAGGATGCTTAGGGGAAATGGGGTTCAATAAAAGTGGCGGAAAAATAAATTGGTTCCCTGGCCATATGGCTGCTGCCACTCGCGCCATTAGCCGCCGCCTCAAACTCTCCGATCTTGTCATTGAAGTCCGTGACGCCCGC ATACCTTTGTCCTCAGCCAATGACGACTTGCAGCCTATGCTTTCTGAAAAAAAGCGGGTGATTGCGCTCAATAAGAAAGATTTGGCCAACCCGAACATCATGCAT AGGTGGATTCGGTATTTTGATTCATGTAGACAAGAGTGCCTCCCAATAAATGCACACAGTAGAAGTTCTGTGCAAAAG CTTCTCGATCTTGTGGAGCTTAAACTGAAGGAACTTATTACAAGGGAACCTACTCTTCTTGTCATGGTGGTCGGTGTTCCTAATGTCGGAAAATCAGCTTTAATCAATTCCATCCATCAAATAGCATTATCTCGATTTCCAG TGCAGCAGAAGATGAACAGAGCTACAGTGGGGCCTTTGCCTGGTGTTACTCAAGATATTGCTGGATATAAG ATTGCGCATCAACCTAGCATATATGTGTTGGACACTCCAGGAGTGCTGGTTCCAAGTATTCCAGACATAGAAACGGGGTTAAAGCTGGCTCTAGCAG GGTCCGTCAAAGATTCAGTAGTTGGTGAGGAGCGAATTGTTCAATACCTGTTGGCAGTTCTAAACTCTCGAGGAACTCCTCTTCATTGGAGACACTTGATTGGCAGGGAATCTGAGGGCCTTCATCATGAGTTGGATGACAAACCTGAATATAATCTCAAGGATCTTCTACCAAAAAGAAGGAAGCCGCCCAACAAATCCGATATCTACTACATCGAG GATATGGTTAGCGAAGTCCAACGCACACTTTGCACCACACTCTCGGAATTTAATGGTAGTTTGGAAGATGAAGATAACTTGGAGACTTTGATAGATCAACAATTTGAAGCATTGCAAAGTGCTCTGAAGATACCTTATAAGGCATCAGAAGCTCGCACGATGGTGTCAAAAAAATTTCTCACTCTGTTTAGAACAGGCAAACTTGGTCCTTTCATCCTGGATGATGTCCCTGATGCATCTGATTCTGCATCTTGA